The following is a genomic window from Micropterus dolomieu isolate WLL.071019.BEF.003 ecotype Adirondacks linkage group LG12, ASM2129224v1, whole genome shotgun sequence.
cataaaggttaaaaataagGGAGATTTACAGGGAAACATTTAACGGATGGAAACCGCGTTAGAACGGAAAAATACGGGAGGGTTGACacgagaggagtagagagaggagtggggtaatgtgaggctacatccgaactgctacgtttttaaaacagtttcgTAACGAAAACgatcttctccgtccacagcagcgtttcagctgcgtatcagagttgatctctgtttATATTAGaagaactgaaaacacacacctagtggccgttcaggtagctacactgggcatgcgcgtgccagtgtaaacatgaagcagatggtctactccgcAGTAGCAGACGATTtagcgaaagaagaaagtaatacagaccaagaaccacaccgggcttttttcttttttttttgcattgaccgacaacgaagtggaactgttactgaaagtatcTCGGGAGTACAAGAGACGGCGGCAGAAAAAAGACTGGGAGTtgtcacaaagtaaatacagcgacatgcacagtaggctaggcttaactgttaagtgttatttacacagtacttatattttaataaaaataccaaaactaaaactctgtaaatagcgtgtttttgctttgcatgactgagaCCGAAtcacaaagccaaatgtgagtgtgtgtcatccTTTTATAGagtcctctgttttgtccaccgggtcagcagcgttttcaaaccaacatcttctgattcaccgttttaatctggACGCGAGGCGGAAACGTAACAAAACGTCTCCGTTTTTGTAacgaaaacacacagagagagatgcagtcagctgattgagtggcaccggaaactcacactgaaggatcagtctctctctctgcctgatgtcTCTGTTAAACTCCGGTTGCAGGTGGCGTGAGTGAGAGAAACAGCTGCCACAATTTCTCATATTCGCTCCTGCCTGTTGCTCCacttgtctgattgctgctcaactctaattgtaaatgattatgtgggCGTGTTAATCCCTTCTTGTCTGagaaggactttggtgctagctagctttgaaaaccgcTCACACAgcgtagtgaaacattttagctgccgttgaaaatttgtctggcgagtattgcatcatctgatcggcttttctTATCGTCCTTTTTAGTGACCAtcgatcaaactagttaaagccattatcggctGATTATGATCGGTGGCCGATTGATCGGAGCACccttaaaatctattttttctgtaaaaacTTAACGCCTGAAATCCTTGTTTCTCCTTTACTAAGTCTGCTTCTCCTCTCAGAAATGCATCCCTTTTTctcatttaaacacattttaagatCCTTTGAGAGCCTATGGCTTATTATTACCAAACACCTTAACTATCTCACAAGTGATAAGTTTCTTCACAGAAGCATGTGATTGTCTGTCAATTTGTGATGATCAGAGCATGCGTcacaaaatgacagaaacagtCTTTTCTATCCCTgctaatttatttcagaagcactCAAGTTTCAATCTTATGGCACTACTCATGATGTTGCATGTTTCATTGGCTGTTTGTTTAAGCCTCCACCTGTTTCGTGTGACCTAATTGATAAATTAAATCCATGGTTAATAAGGGTCGGTGGGtggcaggaaaagcacaggtggaaCAAATTTAGTTAACGTCTGCTCTGTTCCATGAGTGTgtcagcatgcacaataccagcaCCCTGAAACTATCCCGCCTGATTGGACTGCACTCGTTTATAATGTTATCAcctacacctgtgcttttcctgccgCAACATGCCataatgtctgctgtgaaaagggGCTATTGAAGCCATGTGCTCAAACAGCTAAGTCATGTTGAAAAGAGTAGATGTTTGCATTTCCAGCATGGACCTGCTGTGGAACCATTAATTTTATGGTAATTTGTTTAGCATGGAAGTCAGTTCATTTCATTTTCCCTCCACTCTTTTGAAGGCTCCTGGTGAAGTCTGTAAGGGACCGCCGAGCAGAGGGTGCCAAGTATGATGAGCCACTCAAGTATGTATGactttctttattttctcagtACTTCTCACTTCAATGATCTTAGACACACTGAACAAACTGGGCTGTCAACTTTCAGGCATCACAGCAGTGATTCTACACAGGAGGGTGCTTCTCTCGCTAAGACCAAAGGGGTATGTAATGTTAGATTTGTAAAACTTCCTACAAAACCTAAGACACTTAAACAGTGCTGATAACCAAAATCCTGCCTTtctgaatctgtgtgtgtgtgtttaatgaagTTCTGTGCAGAgatgttttttacttttcaaaaaccTCACAAGTGCTTGGTTGTCCTCAGGTGCGGCCCTTGTGGTCGACAATTGATGGAATGCTGTCAGCTACTAAAGAGGAGCAGCATGCAGTGGATTGTGTTTTGAAGGGGGATGTAGATCAGTACGTCCTGGATGGGACGAATCGAAGCCTGAATATTCCCCAGTGTCTGCTGGAGAGAATTGAACAGCTCCCACATCAGGTGAGGGTGAGGCTAGCCGTAGGGTACGCACATAAACCCGACACGGGACTATAAATCACGCTTAAGGGATCAGTTGATTCCTATACACAACACATAATTATTTGACTCTTGTGTCCATCAAACATTGTGGCTGCAGGAGATGCCAAACCATTTTCTGTCCATTTGCTATACAGCAATATAAGCAGTAAGTCATCACACAGACTAGTTTCAATGTAACCGATATGTTTGTGTGCGCTTGTGTTCCAGTTGAGTTCAGGGAACGTGTACAAGGCTGGCCAGCTGAACCTCCTGTGTGTGTTGGAACTGATGAACCATGCGCTGCAGCTCCTGAAGGAGGAGCGATGTCGTGTGTCTCATGCCCCCACACTCCAGATTAATTCCCAGCACCTGCAAGAGAAATGTCAGCAGATGGCCCGTGTGCTGCAGGACCTCCACCTCCTCAGGTACACTTTAACCGCCCCACTCACTTGATGCACTTTCTCCATCTGTCTGCATGCTGCAACATAAATATGGCTTAATGTTTAGTTTGCTAAGGTGGATGTCTGTCTATAAACCCTTAACCAGTGTTTTAATCCCCTCCCACAGGCAGAAAATTACCAAGGATGGAATTCCTGAGGTCAGGAGCAACATCAGACAGTTGGAGGCGGTGTGGGACAGGAAGTGGATGGATACTCTGACAGACACACCCCTAGTCTCTTTCCTGAATGAAGATCCAGTGAGTGTTCCTTTGGGATTTTTGAACTTGTTCAATCATAGGCTTGCTGCTGTCAGTCCTATCAGTAGTGCCAGAAACTCGAGACAGACGTCTATCACATTACTGTCCCTTGCTACCCATTCAGGTGGATCATAAcagtattaaaatgttttttcaactGAGGCGTGTCACTGTAGTTGTATATCTTAGTCTAATATGTCTTCTAGGCTCTTGGCTTCCTCTCACCAATGGCTCAGCTGTCATTTGAACCGACAGCTGACGCTAATTACAGAAGTAGTGTCTTCTCCCAGTACCCTGCAACGCTTCTTGGTGAGCAAAACCTGATTAAATGACATTAGGCAACCTCTTCTATTGGTCACAGCACGCAGTTTGTTCCTAATCATGCCGCTCACACTGTTTTCAGAAATGCCTGTGGAGAGAAAATCACAGGAAGACATCTGCTCTACTTATTCCAACCTGAAGAGGTAACACTTTCTTTGAACAGTTCTTAAGGGAAATGTAAACTCAGTGTTAACAGGTCTGTGGTCATAATGTATTAAGTGTTTGGTGTATTGGATTTTGGGAGGCAGATACATGGGCAGTCCTGAGCAGTGCTCTGTCCGTCACTAGTCCTCCCTAAAGTATCCATGCTCTCTGATGACCGCGGCGAATTGAGGGAAATCGCCACGGACAGATACGGAGCAGACACTTTAATGCTGCATGAATATGGTTATAAAGAAACACAATAATTGAGCTTAAATGTCACTTTTAGAGCAGAGGAGGTAAGTTTAGCACTGACTTCATAGACTCATTTTATATGTTGAGTGGCtctcaaacattttcacaaaggacccctaaactgccACAGATTACACCACGGACCCTTTTTTTGGACGTTTTTCCCAGGATCCCCAGTGTGATACAGTTTTtgctttttagatgtttttattaGAGTGTGAGAGCCGTGTCATGTTACTTACAGATGGAAGTGGACTGAAAATGGCTCCTTTTTGCTGGGTCCCCataccccactttgagaaccactgctatAGAAAACCTGGAGCATGTACAGTAGACTTGGTCGTGACAGTGTATGGACatcataaaaatgtacatatacCTTAACAAGAAATAATGCCGCTTCTCTGAGGTGCTGTGCAGCTCAGGATTTATCAGCCCTTGGTTTAATTACTGCTTTACTTGTATAGATTGTAAGCTACTAAATTTGAACGAGAAATAAAAGCCTGACTTTGAGGTAGCCCACCCACGGGTGCAGGGCGATGTATAGACTTGGTTCAGGGATGAGCACTGAGCCAAGGCCACATTAAGATGCTGTGTTGCTTTCACTGCCTCAGCCCATCTGCATTGTGAGGAAACTacagaagggggaaaaaaaacacattcctgtGAACGGATTCAGTACAAAAATCAAGCTTTTTGTCTTTGAAACAGCTCTTGCCCAACACCAGGTGACAGGATTGGAAGTCCCGTTGTCGCCACTGAAGCGCCATTACAAGTGAATACCTCTCTCGACTGGCTTTTCGACACGCCTCCATCAGCACCACCACCTCAGGCTAGTAAACTGGTGTTGATTGGATTTAGTCCACCTTTTGGAACTCAGTTCCTCTGTTAAACCATATTTAACAAACCTCTCCTTGTTTTTAGGCGAGCGTGAGAGAGACTCCCAGTGTTGACCAAAAGGTGTCTCCCATGAGGAACAAGACTCAGATTTTAGATATGGAATGTGATAACCTCGCTGATCAGGTATGGCGATGACGTTCAAATTAACAGAAGTGTCCGCATTTGTGTTTGTCTTAAATTCTCAAATAAGGGAGGGAAGTAACTTCATGAGGCACACAACTAGAGCTATGAATATATAGACTCAGTTCCCGTGTGTCTCAGTTTGCAGATGCTCTAACTACAACCACCCCCACTGAAGGCAGAGTCAAAAGTCTGGACCTGGAGGGCCTTCTCACTGCTCTTCATGGAGATCCCTTCTCTACTAGAAAGcagctgccacgtacacctgAGAGCTTGAGTAAGTCGTGAGCTGTTGTATTTGCCCACTACccttttttaattacttttttttttaaataaggtaTATTCTGTGCAAATGCATGAAGGTGTGAGCATATTTAGAATGACTTATTTTACCAGGCAGGTCGATTCAGAACAGATTCTTGGTCACGTAAGGGCCTAGCAGGAGACAAAGGCCTCCTGTAGGGAATGGGTACTGGAATAAAATATTAGACAGAAGCGGCAGGGCGACAACACTGTACCAACATACCTCAAAACCAGGCACAGATGCCAAGAAACCAAAGGAAAAATAATAAGTCGTAAGACATACACTGGTCTACAGAGTAAACAATTAGCGTAAATGTGGACTAAATTCAGCTTCTTTGGGAAACTAGCATGGTGTGAAAATCTcacaataagtaaaataaaaatctgtgttttttaatttttcttccAAGTTAAGGATGTGAAGAGCTCCTGGCGTAAGGCAGTTGAAGAAGACGAGGCTAAGAAAATCGGACAGTCTATCAAATTTAATGGTGGCAGTGGAACGGGGCAGTTCAGTCCCCTCTATGAGCCTCACAATGTGTGGCTGAGCCCTGAGGCTCCCAAGAGCGTCCCCTCCAGTGCCACCCCTACTGTCACCAGCTGCAGCAGCCCCCATTTTGACCAGCAGGGGGACTTACTCGACCATGAAACTCTGCCTGAAATGTCTAGCTGCGACAGTCTGAGCCTCGATGAAGTAGTGGATGTggagagtgaggaggaggacgacgagcTGCTCATACCCGCCCTGAAGAATGAGGCCACGCAAACGCCGTTAACCACTCGTCAACACTTGAGTCAGATCCGGCAGGCTTCTGATGACTACTTCATGGAAAGCAGGAAGAGGACACCCGAGTGTCTTCTGTCAGATCAcactgtttctggtttggaCAGAGACTGGCTAATGGAGCCTGCGAAGTTGGTGGAAGCCACAGACAAGGTCTTCTCACTGGATTTAGACACACTGGAGACGCCTTCAACCCCAAAGGAGGAGTACAGCCTGCCAAAACTGATCACGTTCTCCCCAATAGATGATGAGATAAAGTGTTAAGTAGTTTCTATATTGATGTAGTTTTCATCCTTGAAATCATCTGCTATGATAATTACATAACACATTTGTACATAGCTGTGAAATAACCTACATCTATCAGTCTAAATTAGTTTTCTGTGCATAAGTTTaggtttttaatttaaaatagtaAGAACATGaattatttctgtctgtgtacATAATTAGGATTGCTAACTGCAGTGGATAAGAGATTGTATCTAATTTCTTGAATGTTGTATTAAACACTTTGTAAATAAACTgaacacagctgctgcagcaaaaGTCCTGCTTGCATTTTATGCATTGATGTTCTTGTAATTACTCTGAAATGGTAAAAGGACTAAAGGGCAAACAGAGGACTGCGGTTAAGCCTACTAGGGTTTCTGAGAAAGCAGCACAACTAATACTAATATGAAGGTTTTCTCTCACCTGTTGTGTCTTTACATCGGTGTAACTTCTGCgtttaaggggggggggggggggggggggggggggtcaaacTACGCAAACCCATGGAGCAAAAATAAGTAAAGGCATTGTGAAAACTCAGATGGCAGGAAGTCAAACAATGTTACCATCACCAAATATGCAACATTTGCtataatttttaattaagaAGCTGTAAATGTGGACCATGAAAAACCGCTTAAACATGATCTTCGTCTTTCATTACGTAAACTATATCCTGAGTGGTATACATGCCATCGGCCTACTCAAGGCCGTAGAATTTAGaagggacatgtccctaccaaGATCCAGCTACTACAGAATTGTCcttagcaataattttgatcaaaacatttaaatatagagCTAACCACTGTTGGTCAGCATCTTGTCAACTTATTTGGTGTTGAAAGCTTATGTCGTCCTCCTCATGGTTCACCACCTGCAACAAAACGTGAGAAACAATTTGAAAACAACTTTATAGAAATGGGGTGAATTGGGCATTAAATTCACACCCTATCAGATACGTAGCTGCTACACTGTGCTTGTTGCACACCATGGCGTCACatcgcgtgtgtgtgtttggctagGTGAGTGAGACTTGCGTTGCAGAAACGGTGTTGGAAGATAAAGATATGACTATATTGACACATGGGAAATTCACAGGTTTCAGCAGAACAAGTCTAAAGAGGTATAAAACAGGACTTACGTAGGTGGAATTGTGGCTTTCAGAGTCAGTAATATCTAATGTGTATGTATTATATACAATGTAAGTACATTTAGTTATgtataataaatgaaatataaaaaagcagGTATGTATAATACATAATACACATAATACTTACATAGTATCCtatacacaaaatatattttatatactaaCACTAACTATATAttgaattttaataattgtGTTATGAAGCATATTACTACTAATAACTTTATTCTGAAAACTGCAACGCATTTGTTCGCCATCAagatgttttactttgaaaagacATGCCGGAAAAAGCCGGTTTCATGTGGTTTAGCTTGTCAGCGCTCCCCGAGGCCAGCCCCTGTagcctctcctcttctctgggCGGTTCCAGTCTGAAAGAGACGTTTAGGAAGAAAGCTCACCAACAAAACTATCAGCGCAGACACAAACATGGCGCCTACCTCTGCCGACAACTTCAGATGAAAGTGTGGCGAAGAAGTGAACAGCAAAGTTTGAAAGGAGTATTTCGAAGTGCCCTTTTCTTTTGCGCGCCGTCCTGGTTGAACCTGTTTCGGTTTTCACAGACAGAAATACGGAATATATCAAGCGGGTAAAAACAGCAAGTTGCCTACATGTCAACATTGTCTCTCGCTGCAGCGTAAACAGCTGGTAAGTGCACGTTTTTTCTAATATGGATATAGCTGTTAGCAAGAAGAGTTTGTTGTCAGACTTGGAAATAGAAGTTTAACTCTTTTAAGGTGACTTAAGTTGTGTAGAAGTAAGGTCGCCCGCTGAAAATGCCTTTTCCTGGTGTTGCCCTGCTGCTGTCTACACTTCCCATCGTGTTGGTGTTATCCAACCGCGGAAAGAGAGACAGCCACGTTTCACGGCTCAGGAGAGCGCTTCTTTTGTTATATCTGTTATGTGTAACTGCATGAAAGTTGACCTAGTTATGGGTCGGATGCAACAGTTGGGAACACAACCCCCCGTCCTCTGTCCTCCCCGGCCCTCCTTGACGCCTATCTTTAATCAGACCCTTGCTCTCCTGGAGCCTGCCTAACTAACCTTTTAATGCTTGCAGGTGCCTGCTGTCAAGACACACAAACTGAATCTTCTGCTTGAAATCAAAGAGCAGGGGAGTTTGTGCAGTTTAGGATTGTACCCAAGATAAGGATCTGTtaacctttctttcttttatttgggGCATGTGCTTGCTTTTATCCAGGGACTTTCTCTCTGAATATGCCATGTCTGCATTTGTGTGACCGCACACCTAGGAGTTGTGTAAGAGTCCTCTGatggttttgtgtctgtgtgtggagtGAGCACAAACGCCACCGAATGCAACGCCAAGGTGCTCACATATCTTTGTCTCAGCACTTGACTGTTCGCCAGCCAGCAGCTAGTCTAACCCTTAAGGCCATTGGCGTACTCAGTGCTACAGCTTCCCAGCACCGTTTTGGTGATTCATGGCATGCATGTGATGTTCCTGTTATGACAGCCGTGGCACAAGTCTCAGCAGAGACGTGGAGGGCACTTCCTCTTGTGTTGGGCTGGTGGcattcatatttttcattgaGGTGTTTAACCACCTCGCAGCAGGAATGTCGGATTACATCAAAATATTTGAGGCTTGTGGAGGAAGTAAATCGTGGAAATTGCTCTTGCAGAACTGCATCAGCACTGAGCCACTGACACGTGGAAACGGCAGAAAAATGTCTTTCCTGACCTTGGCTTGGCCTGACGGCGGCTGGAAAATGGGAGTGGAGTGAATGTTGCCTCCTACTAACTGCTACAGGCAGCAGGTATAAAATAGGTCATGGCTGCACTGTGGCTTTGTGTACATTGAACTTGCACTTTGTCACCACCAGCTTGTCATCTAAAGGCTCTGTCAGGTGACCAAGGAAAGAAAGTGCGAGGGAGCAGCAACATGCTGTGGAAGGACTCGCTGGTTGCCCTTTCTTCAAAAGTCAAATAAGCCAGTATTCTGATTCACCCTGTTGGACAGGAGCAACACATTTGTCTTTGACTGACATTTCAACTCCTTTCAGGGCCTGAAGTTCCACTGAACTCTTTTTAGCAATTCCTTGACTTAAAGTGACACTTCAACTTCATTCAGTGTCTTTATTTTTACTGACACTTCAAGCCCTTGCAGGTATCTGGTCTTCAttgttgaacaacaaaaaatgcCTTCAGCTCTTGTAACTCCCACGTGTTCCATTGTTCGTTGTGCTTACACTAAAATTGACTACAACCACCCCCACCGCTGCTTCACTTAGTGCTTACATTTTGACTGACACTTCATATCCTTTCAGGTCTACGGCCTTCACCttttgaacaacaaaaaaaaaaaacttttcaccCACAACTTCCACTGATCTTAAACTCCAACTGCTTTCACTGCACCCACTTCAACTGACACCATCTTTCAGTTTATACTCTTGAACTGGCACTAACGTCTTTGAGGATTTCAACTAGGGAAGggcatttcaagcaaaaatactatTCGATATTCACAGGgacatttttgaccattctttgAAGATCACCCATGCACACGCAAAGACAGAGACATAGAGAAAGTGAGATTGCTTCATTGTTTATTGACTGAATAGTTGTTGTAAACTCATAATAAGCTAGCTTTACCTCTGTTACCTTCTAGATTTTTGGCCCTGAACCTTAGTGAGGAGCGGACTCGTTTCTTAGACTAATTAGCCTGGCTCGTAGCTGGTAATGTATAGCCGGACCCATCTCCACATTTTGTGTTAGTAAAGTTTGTAGCTGGTGACTAGCGGTCTGGACAGCTCTGCTGATGAAGGATGGCAGCGAGACTTTGTGGTGGCGTTCGTACTGTAAACATGAACTTTATTTCCTCTGCAGCAGGAAACACTAGgggatttggggaaaaaatgtaattgcgacttttctgccagatatttcTATTCGATGTGcgataatttttttgttgttgaagttttgctaaagttcagtattcactgccagtctatttttgacggaagccacgtcaagcagcacagagcagatgaaccagacaggaagtcagaacgGCATAATCTggtagattttcaaaataaaacacgtaCATCAAcgataataaaaaaagacacaatttaactatgtagcttcttaaccatagtagaagcacaaaaggacaacagaacaaataagcaaaatctgaacaggcaatacgctcttattctgaaatgccgCATATagatatgtaacgttagcctgcagagagcggagccgaacgggctcacagagagctgttatccgtAGTTCCGTAGTTATCCCACACGTTTTAtctagtttcgtttgttgttgtaaaatgtacatgccATGTGCCCGCtgtgattggtgagtaggacggatgacaacggaatgaatttgtaactgcatgactgttaaaaaggggtcagatgcgctgtataattaaactacattttaattgccatcttcacgattagctaattgcGTTCATTCAAATCGCAATATTGATTTGAActcgattaatcgttcagccctagatACACAACCTGAGCACTGTTAGGCTGCAACCTGAGCCTCTCACAGCGTTGTAGCCAAACTGAATGGGCCACACACGTTTTCCCAACGCCTGGTagtaaaaacaaaggaaaataatttttttaagaCAAGATGTAATAGAATGACTACTTGAAGTGCCACTTTAACTCCTTtcagttcagaactgaagaTGAGAAGCATAACGTCTTCAACCACGTCCATTTGCCCCggattttaacacacacacacacacacacacacacacacacacacacacacacacacacacacacacacacagtcttttcTTCATTATTAactgtatattttttgttaCTCGTGCGAAGGACGTCTTCCTCCATAAAGAGTACTGAAGTCAGCATCAGCAACACAATAGCATTCCCGGAGCTGGTGCGGAGTCATTGTCTAGCTCAAGGACGTTTCAGCAAACCTGATCTTCTTTCTCACCATTGCTATTAACTgttacaaatgtttttacatggtGTCTCTACTTAATTAGCCAGAAATAAATGCAGATTATATACCGGCACTACTGATAATTCTCGTTTTTGGGCTTGCTGAGTCAGTACTAACCTGAAACACTTAATTGCTTTTTGTTAAGCTGCCTGTTTGCATGTCTTAAGACATATTAACTCCAGATAGTCGTTTCCAGCCAAAGAACAACAACGAGGACCTTGTAATCCATCCATAACCCCTCTCAGGTAACCTATTTCCTTTCCCTGACCCTTGTACTTTGTCGTGACAGTGGTGTTTTAGTTGTCGTCTTTCAGTAGGCCTGGGTCTGAGCTGGTATAGACCCAGCTAGTTAGTAAGGGCAAAGAGTTTGCCCTCTCTCCCTTCTCCTTAGAGTGGAAAGAATGCTCTGTGTCCGCCTGGCTGTCACGCTCCAGGAGGGAGCCAGTCTTGTGACGTTTCTGCTGAGCCTAGCCTCGCTGCTCTGAGCTGCCTCTCATCGTCTAACCTACCCAGGTTGTTTTAAACTGggtttttttaacagaaaactTTAAATCATTTGACTAGATTTAAAGTCATTCTCACCGTCCTTGTCTAACCTTCTTATCACATTGTGGGAAGCATGACTTGCATGCTGCCGCTGGCTGGTTGTTTTTTGACACAGTTCGGCAAACACTCAAGTGGGTCGCTTTTGCTTGGAAGCACACCTGCCTCTTAAATCACATGCTGAGGTCTTTGTGGAGTGTAACTACGGACCTACTGTGGGCCaggaagaaaacattttcaggtTCAGTTATTAAGATTTGTGCAATCTTTCTCTTGATATGGTCCTGCCACTGGTTGCTGCCGGTGGCTTTGATGTGAAATCATTAAACAAGAATCCAGTGCTGTTGGATTGACAAAGATTTACAGAGATAAAATACTAGAAGGCAGTAGGCAGTTTGGGTGAGCCATCTCTGTTAGCCCAGCAAGgacagttttaataattatcTATCAAGTAACAaaaccaaacatttgctggttccagcttctaaaatg
Proteins encoded in this region:
- the haus6 gene encoding HAUS augmin-like complex subunit 6, yielding MANPARMQKLKGKYLWFALLGLGFKPESTVAGKNKHMNLGPNMFDKPNKDAFYIVINFLLEKLNPTRFNEAYRHCWPVLDHKADAEFRKVTCAWLKEIMDETANAGSKVLASLFLSPGGPKFISLMFDLAHHVMLQEMKTFKTDGSWVPEAAAIPASSPDMAMKRHDMVKTRFLNAAVYQDHSLRDYQKRAQLLVKSVRDRRAEGAKYDEPLKHHSSDSTQEGASLAKTKGVRPLWSTIDGMLSATKEEQHAVDCVLKGDVDQYVLDGTNRSLNIPQCLLERIEQLPHQLSSGNVYKAGQLNLLCVLELMNHALQLLKEERCRVSHAPTLQINSQHLQEKCQQMARVLQDLHLLRQKITKDGIPEVRSNIRQLEAVWDRKWMDTLTDTPLVSFLNEDPALGFLSPMAQLSFEPTADANYRSSVFSQYPATLLEMPVERKSQEDICSTYSNLKSSCPTPGDRIGSPVVATEAPLQVNTSLDWLFDTPPSAPPPQASVRETPSVDQKVSPMRNKTQILDMECDNLADQFADALTTTTPTEGRVKSLDLEGLLTALHGDPFSTRKQLPRTPESLIKDVKSSWRKAVEEDEAKKIGQSIKFNGGSGTGQFSPLYEPHNVWLSPEAPKSVPSSATPTVTSCSSPHFDQQGDLLDHETLPEMSSCDSLSLDEVVDVESEEEDDELLIPALKNEATQTPLTTRQHLSQIRQASDDYFMESRKRTPECLLSDHTVSGLDRDWLMEPAKLVEATDKVFSLDLDTLETPSTPKEEYSLPKLITFSPIDDEIKC